One part of the Entelurus aequoreus isolate RoL-2023_Sb linkage group LG05, RoL_Eaeq_v1.1, whole genome shotgun sequence genome encodes these proteins:
- the LOC133650293 gene encoding splicing factor, proline- and glutamine-rich-like isoform X1, whose amino-acid sequence MSRFHNNRGGMGMNQFQPRRGGGVGGPMRGGFIPQMRNHPFQNHHQRGQNNNNNFNRSSNHGQQATQQKPAIIPPPSPGPALTMQGPTEKQQTPTKQEPAKPATPAIEPNNQRKEVASPQLNQANINQQLKSPNANANRQQQNQFALTSPKSGPQQDQKGAPQQNQQAQRTGQQPNQQQQKQTPGQQQIQQKQTPGQQQIQQKQTPGQQQTPPKQTPAQQQVQPKQTPGHQQIQSKPTPGQQQIQPKQTPGQQQIPAKQTPGQQQIPAKQTPSQQQIPAKQTPSQQQIQPKQSPSQQQIPPKQTPSQQQIPPKQSPSQQQIQPRQSPSQQQIQPRQSPSQQQIQPRQSPSQQQIQPKQTPGQQQFQPNQTPGQQQIQPNQTPGQQQIQPNQTPGQQQIQQSQTPGQQQILQNQTPGQQQNQMSQRPGQQQNQRMDQQQNQRGGPQHDQRMDQQQNQRGGPQQDQRMGQQQNQRGGPQQDQRMGQQQNQRGAPHQDQRMDQQQNQRGAQQQDQRMDQQQNQRGAQQQDQRMGQQQNQRGGPQQDQRMGQHQNQRGGPQQDQRMGQYHNQRGGPQQDQRMGQQQNQRRGPQQDQRMGQQQHQRGGPQQDQRTGPHSSQDQGEEAAGKSSDESQAKEFKAPLSMLLKPGEKTYTQRCRLFVGNLPNDITEEHFRKLFAKYGEPSEVFINKAKGFAFIRLESRALAEIAKVELDDTPMKGRTLRVRFATHSAALSIKNLSPYVSNELLEEAFSQFGLVERAIVIVDDRGRSTGKGIVEFASKPAARKALDRCNEGVFLLTTSPRPIVVEPLEQYDDEDGLPEKLAQKNLRYQAEREEPPRFARPGTFEFEYSKRWKSLDEMEKQQRQQVEKNMREAREKLESEMDDAYHEHQANMLRQDLLRRQEELRRMEEMHSQEMQKRKEMQLRQEEERRRREEEMLRKREVEEQLRRQREENYRMNNFMDREREMRMTSSGTMGMGDMSFTTVTQNFSLSGMGFEGQQSSPGSMMSNEMRTERFGQSGARGMASGNNSSYGRVREEFDSPAKKARF is encoded by the exons ATGTCTCGATTTCATAATAACCGCGGCGGCATGGGAATGAATCAATTCCAGCCTCGCAGAGGTGGTGGAGTCGGTGGTCCGATGCGCGGTGGTTTTATCCCCCAAATGAGGAACCACCCTTTCCAAAACCACCACCAAAGAGgacagaacaacaacaacaacttcaaTAGGTCGTCCAACCATGGACAGCAGGCGACTCAACAGAAGCCAGCTATCATCCCACCGCCGAGCCCTGGGCCTGCTCTCACCATGCAAGGACCGACGGAGAAGCAGCAGACACCCACCAAGCAGGAGCCAGCGAAGCCGGCAACCCCTGCGATCGAGCCCAACAATCAGCGCAAGGAAGTAGCATCGCCCCAGCTGAACCAGGCCAACATCAACCAGCAGCTTAAGTCACCTAATGCAAATGCTAACAGACAGCAGCAAAATCAATTTGCGCTGACCAGTCCCAAGTCGGGGCCGCAGCAGGACCAGAAGGGAGCCCCGCAACAAAACCAGCAGGCCCAGAGGACAGGCCAACAACCAAATCAGCAGCAACAGAAGCAGACCCCAGGCCAGCAACAAATTCAACAGAAGCAGACCCCAGGCCAGCAACAAATTCAACAGAAGCAGACCCCAGGCCAACAACAAACTCCACCGAAGCAGACTCCAGCCCAGCAACAAGTTCAACCAAAGCAGACCCCAGGTCATCAACAAATTCAATCAAAGCCGACACCAGGCCAGCAACAAATTCAACCGAAGCAGACCCCAGGCCAACAACAAATTCCAGCGAAGCAGACCCCAGGCCAGCAACAAATTCCAGCGAAGCAGACCCCAAGTCAGCAACAAATTCCAGCGAAGCAGACCCCAAGTCAGCAACAAATTCAACCGAAGCAGAGCCCAAGTCAGCAACAAATTCCACCGAAGCAGACCCCAAGTCAGCAACAAATCCCACCGAAGCAGAGCCCAAGTCAGCAACAGATTCAACCGAGGCAGAGCCCAAGTCAGCAACAGATTCAACCGAGACAGAGCCCAAGTCAGCAACAGATTCAACCGAGGCAGAGCCCAAGTCAGCAACAAATTCAACCGAAGCAGACCCCAGGTCAGCAACAATTTCAACCGAACCAGACCCCAGGTCAGCAACAAATTCAACCGAACCAGACCCCAGGCCAGCAACAAATTCAACCGAACCAGACCCCAGGCCAGCAACAAATTCAACAGAGCCAGACCCCAGGCCAGCAACAAATTCTACAGAACCAGACCCCAGGCCAGCAACAAAACCAGATGAGCCAGAGGCCGGGCCAGCAACAGAACCAGAGAATGGATCAACAGCAAAACCAGAGGGGAGGTCCACAACACGACCAGAGAATGGATCAACAGCAAAACCAGAGGGGAGGCCCACAACAGGACCAGAGGATGGGTCAGCAGCAGAACCAGAGGGGAGGCCCACAACAGGACCAGAGAATGGGTCAGCAACAAAACCAGAGGGGGGCCCCACACCAGGACCAGAGGATGGATCAGCAACAAAACCAGAGGGGGGCCCAACAACAGGACCAAAGGATGGATCAGCAACAAAACCAGAGGGGGGCCCAACAACAGGACCAAAGGATGGGTCAGCAACAAAACCAGAGGGGAGGCCCGCAACAGGACCAGAGGATGGGTCAGCATCAAAACCAGAGGGGAGGCCCGCAACAGGACCAGAGGATGGGCCAGTATCATAACCAGAGGGGAGGCCCGCAACAGGACCAGAGGATGGGTCAGCAACAAAACCAGAGGAGAGGCCCTCAACAGGACCAGAGGATGGGTCAGCAACAACACCAGAGGGGAGGCCCGCAACAGGACCAGAGAACCGGGCCTCATAGCAGTCAAGACCAAGGAGAGGAGGCAGCGGGCAAAAGTTCGGATGAAAGTCAAGCAAAG GAGTTTAAGGCGCCATTGTCCATGTTGCTAAAGCCTGGCGAGAAAACATACACACAGCGATGCCGTCTGTTCGTCGGCAATCTTCCCAATGACATCACAGAGGAGCATTTCAGGAAGCTTTTCGCCAAGTATGGCGAGCCAAGTGAGGTCTTCATTAACAAAGCCAAAGGCTTTGCTTTCATTCGACTG GAGTCTCGTGCTTTGGCCGAGATAGCAAAAGTGGAGCTTGATGACACGCCAATGAAAGGCAGAACCCTCCGTGTACGGTTTGCCACACACTCTGCGGCTCTTTCCATCAAGAACCTGTCACCCTATGTTTCCAACGAGCTCCTGGAGGAGGCTTTCTCACAGTTCGGGTTGGTGGAAAGGGCCATTGTCATTGTTGACGACCGCGGGCGCTCCACCGGCAAGGGCATTGTGGAGTTTGCTTCCAAGCCTGCGGCCAGGAAGGCCCTGGATCGATGCAACGAGGGAGTCTTTCTGCTCACCAC GTCACCAAGGCCCATAGTTGTGGAGCCCCTTGAGCAGTATGATGATGAAGATGGACTTCCTGAGAAATTGGCACAGAAGAACCTCAGATATCAAGC AGAGCGCGAAGAACCTCCTCGCTTTGCCCGGCCAGGCACCTTTGAGTTCGAGTACTCTAAGCGTTGGAAGTCCCTTGACGAGATGGAGAAGCAACAGAGGCAGCAAGTGGAGAAAAACATGCGCGAGGCTCGTGAGAAGCTCGAGAGTGAGATGGATGATGCCTACCATGAGCACCAGGCCAACATGCTCCGCCAAG ATCTGCTCAGGCGACAGGAGGAGCTGCGGCGCATGGAAGAGATGCACAGTCAGGAGATGCAGAAGAGGAAGGAGATGCAGTTAAG ACAAGAGGAAGAGCGTCGCAGGAGGGAGGAGGAGATGCTACGCAAGCGAGAAGTGGAAGAACAGTTGCGGCGTCAGCGTGAGGAGAACTATAGGATGAACAACTTCATGGAC aGGGAGAGAGAGATGAGAATGACTTCTTCTGGTACAATGGGCATGGGAG ATATGTCCTTTACCACCGTCACCCAGAACTTCTCATTGAGTGGAATGGGATTTGAGGGGCAGCAGTCATCTCCAGGATCCATGATGAGCAACGAAATG
- the LOC133650293 gene encoding splicing factor, proline- and glutamine-rich-like isoform X2 has protein sequence MSRFHNNRGGMGMNQFQPRRGGGVGGPMRGGFIPQMRNHPFQNHHQRGQNNNNNFNRSSNHGQQATQQKPAIIPPPSPGPALTMQGPTEKQQTPTKQEPAKPATPAIEPNNQRKEVASPQLNQANINQQLKSPNANANRQQQNQFALTSPKSGPQQDQKGAPQQNQQAQRTGQQPNQQQQKQTPGQQQIQQKQTPGQQQIQQKQTPGQQQTPPKQTPAQQQVQPKQTPGHQQIQSKPTPGQQQIQPKQTPGQQQIPAKQTPGQQQIPAKQTPSQQQIPAKQTPSQQQIQPKQSPSQQQIPPKQTPSQQQIPPKQSPSQQQIQPRQSPSQQQIQPRQSPSQQQIQPRQSPSQQQIQPKQTPGQQQFQPNQTPGQQQIQPNQTPGQQQIQPNQTPGQQQIQQSQTPGQQQILQNQTPGQQQNQMSQRPGQQQNQRMDQQQNQRGGPQHDQRMDQQQNQRGGPQQDQRMGQQQNQRGGPQQDQRMGQQQNQRGAPHQDQRMDQQQNQRGAQQQDQRMDQQQNQRGAQQQDQRMGQQQNQRGGPQQDQRMGQHQNQRGGPQQDQRMGQYHNQRGGPQQDQRMGQQQNQRRGPQQDQRMGQQQHQRGGPQQDQRTGPHSSQDQGEEAAGKSSDESQAKEFKAPLSMLLKPGEKTYTQRCRLFVGNLPNDITEEHFRKLFAKYGEPSEVFINKAKGFAFIRLESRALAEIAKVELDDTPMKGRTLRVRFATHSAALSIKNLSPYVSNELLEEAFSQFGLVERAIVIVDDRGRSTGKGIVEFASKPAARKALDRCNEGVFLLTTSPRPIVVEPLEQYDDEDGLPEKLAQKNLRYQAEREEPPRFARPGTFEFEYSKRWKSLDEMEKQQRQQVEKNMREAREKLESEMDDAYHEHQANMLRQDLLRRQEELRRMEEMHSQEMQKRKEMQLRQEEERRRREEEMLRKREVEEQLRRQREENYRMNNFMDREREMRMTSSGTMGMGDMSFTTVTQNFSLSGMGFEGQQSSPGSMMSNEMERPPAEGG, from the exons ATGTCTCGATTTCATAATAACCGCGGCGGCATGGGAATGAATCAATTCCAGCCTCGCAGAGGTGGTGGAGTCGGTGGTCCGATGCGCGGTGGTTTTATCCCCCAAATGAGGAACCACCCTTTCCAAAACCACCACCAAAGAGgacagaacaacaacaacaacttcaaTAGGTCGTCCAACCATGGACAGCAGGCGACTCAACAGAAGCCAGCTATCATCCCACCGCCGAGCCCTGGGCCTGCTCTCACCATGCAAGGACCGACGGAGAAGCAGCAGACACCCACCAAGCAGGAGCCAGCGAAGCCGGCAACCCCTGCGATCGAGCCCAACAATCAGCGCAAGGAAGTAGCATCGCCCCAGCTGAACCAGGCCAACATCAACCAGCAGCTTAAGTCACCTAATGCAAATGCTAACAGACAGCAGCAAAATCAATTTGCGCTGACCAGTCCCAAGTCGGGGCCGCAGCAGGACCAGAAGGGAGCCCCGCAACAAAACCAGCAGGCCCAGAGGACAGGCCAACAACCAAATCAGCAGCAACAGAAGCAGACCCCAGGCCAGCAACAAATTCAACAGAAGCAGACCCCAGGCCAGCAACAAATTCAACAGAAGCAGACCCCAGGCCAACAACAAACTCCACCGAAGCAGACTCCAGCCCAGCAACAAGTTCAACCAAAGCAGACCCCAGGTCATCAACAAATTCAATCAAAGCCGACACCAGGCCAGCAACAAATTCAACCGAAGCAGACCCCAGGCCAACAACAAATTCCAGCGAAGCAGACCCCAGGCCAGCAACAAATTCCAGCGAAGCAGACCCCAAGTCAGCAACAAATTCCAGCGAAGCAGACCCCAAGTCAGCAACAAATTCAACCGAAGCAGAGCCCAAGTCAGCAACAAATTCCACCGAAGCAGACCCCAAGTCAGCAACAAATCCCACCGAAGCAGAGCCCAAGTCAGCAACAGATTCAACCGAGGCAGAGCCCAAGTCAGCAACAGATTCAACCGAGACAGAGCCCAAGTCAGCAACAGATTCAACCGAGGCAGAGCCCAAGTCAGCAACAAATTCAACCGAAGCAGACCCCAGGTCAGCAACAATTTCAACCGAACCAGACCCCAGGTCAGCAACAAATTCAACCGAACCAGACCCCAGGCCAGCAACAAATTCAACCGAACCAGACCCCAGGCCAGCAACAAATTCAACAGAGCCAGACCCCAGGCCAGCAACAAATTCTACAGAACCAGACCCCAGGCCAGCAACAAAACCAGATGAGCCAGAGGCCGGGCCAGCAACAGAACCAGAGAATGGATCAACAGCAAAACCAGAGGGGAGGTCCACAACACGACCAGAGAATGGATCAACAGCAAAACCAGAGGGGAGGCCCACAACAGGACCAGAGGATGGGTCAGCAGCAGAACCAGAGGGGAGGCCCACAACAGGACCAGAGAATGGGTCAGCAACAAAACCAGAGGGGGGCCCCACACCAGGACCAGAGGATGGATCAGCAACAAAACCAGAGGGGGGCCCAACAACAGGACCAAAGGATGGATCAGCAACAAAACCAGAGGGGGGCCCAACAACAGGACCAAAGGATGGGTCAGCAACAAAACCAGAGGGGAGGCCCGCAACAGGACCAGAGGATGGGTCAGCATCAAAACCAGAGGGGAGGCCCGCAACAGGACCAGAGGATGGGCCAGTATCATAACCAGAGGGGAGGCCCGCAACAGGACCAGAGGATGGGTCAGCAACAAAACCAGAGGAGAGGCCCTCAACAGGACCAGAGGATGGGTCAGCAACAACACCAGAGGGGAGGCCCGCAACAGGACCAGAGAACCGGGCCTCATAGCAGTCAAGACCAAGGAGAGGAGGCAGCGGGCAAAAGTTCGGATGAAAGTCAAGCAAAG GAGTTTAAGGCGCCATTGTCCATGTTGCTAAAGCCTGGCGAGAAAACATACACACAGCGATGCCGTCTGTTCGTCGGCAATCTTCCCAATGACATCACAGAGGAGCATTTCAGGAAGCTTTTCGCCAAGTATGGCGAGCCAAGTGAGGTCTTCATTAACAAAGCCAAAGGCTTTGCTTTCATTCGACTG GAGTCTCGTGCTTTGGCCGAGATAGCAAAAGTGGAGCTTGATGACACGCCAATGAAAGGCAGAACCCTCCGTGTACGGTTTGCCACACACTCTGCGGCTCTTTCCATCAAGAACCTGTCACCCTATGTTTCCAACGAGCTCCTGGAGGAGGCTTTCTCACAGTTCGGGTTGGTGGAAAGGGCCATTGTCATTGTTGACGACCGCGGGCGCTCCACCGGCAAGGGCATTGTGGAGTTTGCTTCCAAGCCTGCGGCCAGGAAGGCCCTGGATCGATGCAACGAGGGAGTCTTTCTGCTCACCAC GTCACCAAGGCCCATAGTTGTGGAGCCCCTTGAGCAGTATGATGATGAAGATGGACTTCCTGAGAAATTGGCACAGAAGAACCTCAGATATCAAGC AGAGCGCGAAGAACCTCCTCGCTTTGCCCGGCCAGGCACCTTTGAGTTCGAGTACTCTAAGCGTTGGAAGTCCCTTGACGAGATGGAGAAGCAACAGAGGCAGCAAGTGGAGAAAAACATGCGCGAGGCTCGTGAGAAGCTCGAGAGTGAGATGGATGATGCCTACCATGAGCACCAGGCCAACATGCTCCGCCAAG ATCTGCTCAGGCGACAGGAGGAGCTGCGGCGCATGGAAGAGATGCACAGTCAGGAGATGCAGAAGAGGAAGGAGATGCAGTTAAG ACAAGAGGAAGAGCGTCGCAGGAGGGAGGAGGAGATGCTACGCAAGCGAGAAGTGGAAGAACAGTTGCGGCGTCAGCGTGAGGAGAACTATAGGATGAACAACTTCATGGAC aGGGAGAGAGAGATGAGAATGACTTCTTCTGGTACAATGGGCATGGGAG ATATGTCCTTTACCACCGTCACCCAGAACTTCTCATTGAGTGGAATGGGATTTGAGGGGCAGCAGTCATCTCCAGGATCCATGATGAGCAACGAAATG